ttgatataAGACATGGTAGTGCCCAGGTGAAGGAGAACTGGAGGCCACATCTGCAAAGAAAATCAGACTCAGTCACACACACAGCTGTCATGTCCTGGGAACCTCCCCTCTTGGAGTTCAGTTTTGGGCTGACACCTCCTAATCTCTTTGGCATCCAAGAAGACATAGCCTTGGCCACTGAGTCCAGAGTCTGCAAAAGCATTCCTAGAAGCAGGTCTACAGCATGTGGCAAACCTGTCCTATCCTGTAGAAAGAACTGCACAAAGGTTGCAGGTGGGTTCCCATCAGTCTCTccctttaatatatttctttttttttttttttggtttttgggtcacacctggcagtgctcaggggttattcctggctccagactcagaaattgctcctggcaggcacaggggaccatatggggcgccgggattcgaaccgatgacctcctgcatgaaaggcaaacgccttacctccatgctatctctccggcccccctttaatatatttcttttccgCTGGTTTATAACGGATGACACACCCCATGGGGTtgaggggctactcttggttctgtgcttaggggtcactaatgtggtgctgagaatcaaacctgggcctcccccATGCAAAGCATCTGCTCAAGCCTGTTGAGCTGTCTTTCCAGtttgagaaaactttttttttgggagcAAGGTTTGAGCCACATCAGCTTAAGGTTATTGCTAAAGATATCATGGACCTGGCTTTTACATTTTGGGGAAAATCTAGTACAAATCAGTTAATAAGGCAGGAGTGATAGATAGTGGGGAAGGTATtctccttgcatgtggtcaaccaaagtcttattcccagcatcccatgcagTCTCCACAACATCCagtgctgccaggagtcattcctgagtacagctccaagattaactcctgagcaccaccagatgtggcctaaagacaaacagaaaaaaaaaatcagtaaagaaCCCCTCGTCACAGGCACCTTCACAACCCCCTTCACACTGAATTGAGTCACCCGAGCTTCAGTCCTTTTAGGAAGATTAGAAAATAGTCTAATTCTGAGGCCAGCGATCAGAAGGTTTGAATCAGGATCCTTCCCCACTCCAAGCTCATAGTGACCCCATCTCCTGGGATTCTTATTGCTCAGTCTCCACCTCCTACCCCCACCCATGACCTCAGACTCTTCTTGCCCCTGGGCTCTTCAGTTCTTCCCGTCACATACCACGGCCCTTTTGAGTAACTCAGTGGCTCTGACTGGGCCATGTGTGAGGGGGCTGGTGTTGATGCCTATAGGACAGCATGAAGTCTGGCTCAGGAGGTCTCTCAGCAGCTCTACCTATTCTGTAGTATTTCTCACTTCCTAACCAAAAGACACTTGACTTTTTACTGAGTCCAAATAGGAAAAGAGACTGAATCAAAACATCTAGTAGGTTCAAGGGGAAggctatatttataaaaattcaaacCTCCTCAAATACTTACCCAGGGGGATGTGCCCACACGGTTTCTCCTGGGAGCAGGAACATGTTGGCTCCCTGAGGCTACAGGCCAAGGGTGTATACCTGATATCATGGTACATTTGGAGGTGTGGAAGCCATATGAGGTTAGGTTGCTGAATAGAAGGGCCGCTAGTGCAGACACCAGACATTGTCCTACCTGCAGTGGGGCTGTCCCAAGGGACAGAGGACAAGTTAGAGTGAATACACAAGATTCTGTCATTCATTCTCAGTCACCAAACTCATCTCTCCAAGATAAATGAAAGTTTTCTCAAGGACATCAAGCTTGTACATTGGCAGTGCCACAGCAACATAATTCT
This window of the Suncus etruscus isolate mSunEtr1 chromosome 14, mSunEtr1.pri.cur, whole genome shotgun sequence genome carries:
- the LOC126027444 gene encoding DPEP2 neighbor protein-like, producing MNDRILCIHSNLSSVPWDSPTAGRTMSGVCTSGPSIQQPNLIWLPHLQMYHDIRYTPLACSLREPTCSCSQEKPCGHIPLDVASSSPSPGHYHVLYQGAGESQVTWHGETYCMVGAYRTYGDVPLATPAKEEAENPAPQPLSSPRGTQEGAPKRHDTFSDSDTELGCSKPKIQHLEPGDRRQKITG